Part of the Mytilus trossulus isolate FHL-02 chromosome 2, PNRI_Mtr1.1.1.hap1, whole genome shotgun sequence genome is shown below.
tgtttgTAAATTGTGTAAAAGTTATAAACGTAAATggtagattcataaactataaaatcagtttaaaagataaaaacaaagataTCAAAAGAGTGATCACAATCCTTTCATGTTTACACAAATATCATTAACATGTGACCAACTGGCAATGTTGttcttttcattgttttcaggtatctttttttcatttccattcAAGAGATTTTCttcgctttttttttttttaccttttttgccGTTTTTCAAAACTATCAAGTCAATTTCTGCTGTATTAATTATTTCTTCATGTTCAACAACTTCCAAGTCCTGTATATTCCACCACTTTTCAtcgttttttattattttatgaaaaaaaattctaaaacgaTCAAGCCTAGTTACACAGGCACCTTCTAGATCCGCGTCTGCACTTTTTGATGAATAATCTTCATCTTCAgcgtaaaaatatttttttacaagatCTTTTTCGTCAATTACTTCCGGTTCCGAGAAGAGAACCTTTGCTTTGATTAGAATTAACGGTACAACTCCACCGGCAAATGAGGCCAACAGCTGATTAGAGAAAGATATGCTGTACGATTCACCAAAGGCTAAAACTACAATCGTAACGAACACCAAGAATATTCCAATGGTCAGAAAACGTCTCATTGCATTTTTAATATGATCAACCAGAGGTCCAGGACCATCGGGAGTTTTGCAAATTTCGAAGAAAAATTTCTTGgtaatatattgtttatcaaGCTTGTCTAAAAGTAATATGATCtggtttgttttcaattttggtATTCCGAAGTCCGTTCtcatttctatttctatttcttCATCTTTCTGGTCCCTCCAATCTTGAACCTGGTCCCTCCAATCTTGAACCACAGATTTAAGCGCAGTCTTAAATGCAGTGTTTTTCTGGTTCTTGTAGTCTTCTAGTGCCACTCTAtctatttgtttcttgttttcctTATATAAAATGGCATGTACGGCTTTGTTGTATTTGAGAAAGATTTTGCCTATTCCACCAAAACACGTATTGTAATACAAATAGGCTaatgaaaaagttgaaatatacTGCATAGCATGGGAAGAATTCACAATCACTCCGATCATAGTATACACAGATACCTCTATGAGAAAAATGATGCATTCAATgcttattataaaaaatgacattaCCATTATAATAAAGGTAATAGTCAAAGTTATcttcaataattgtatattacaATACCTCAATAATGTCTTATTCATAAATGAATAGTTATCATCCTTCTTATGGTATGCGTTATCGTTGGTTTCGCCGTCTTCATTTTTGTGTGGTTTAGGTTTAAGCATGTAAAAGGAGAACGGATCGTTAATACGTGTAATACTTTTCCAAAATCTGTCTTGCAATTCTTTACATTTGAAATCAAAGTgtgtaaaaattttgaaaaaaaccgaTACAAACGACACTGACAAATACACAGTCGGGAATAAGTAATAAGCAAAAACTAATGCCACTACTGGAACCACTGGAACCCAGTAAAAAATTCCAATTAGGAGACCGAAAATTCCACATTTTGTCAAGGGTTTCAACAAAACCACCCATGACCATTTGAATAATTCAGGTGTAAAAACGTAAGTCTGAGTCATATCTACAAGACAAGGTTTCATCATATCCTGGACTAGTGCAGTAATATCCCTGGACAGTACCTTGCTTAAAACTCCCAGTACAAAAAAAGCACCTAGAACAAGTACATAACATACAATGAAAAAGACATGGAACGGAGTTACGTAATAAGCTAAATTGTTCTCCAATTCTATCTTCAGATTTCTAGACTCGGCCGCTATTTGTCTTGTTTCCCGTATACTATTTTCGTATCCATAAAACAAGGCTACCCGTATTATCCACGGTGTGCAAACAGCAAGTGATAAAAGGATTCCCATGAATGATCGCCAGCATTTGTACCACGGATAAACAGGTTGAAAGGAGCCGAAAATGTTCGCATAGCAGCAACTTTTCACTTCTTCTCGATAGCTTCTCAACCCACACTGTATTATTGCATCATAACATACTTTAAAGAATCCGGTCGGCACATCATTGGTAGAAACCAGTTCATCAGAGCCGACTCTCAACTGTATTTTAGAGACTTTGATGTTGTAAACTTTGTGATAGTCAAGACTACGTATTGTTGTCTtgaactttttcatttttcgaATCAACTCAAATGATACAGGTTTATTCGTATGATCCGACTTATCGATATATTCACTTTGAGGACTTTTATTGTTTCCACCATTTTGTTTCCACTGTTTAgacgttgttttttttactgtgAATGTTAACTGTTTGTCTGGGATATGTTCATACGACTTGTCCGCGAATTCCGGATCATACAATGAGGACGGAATTATAAATGGACAGTATAAGTAAACAAGAACGATAACTAGGTAAGTAAAGTAATCTATAGCTGCCATCCATGGGTTCGTTTCCACTTGGTGGCACTTCATCTCCTTTCTTTCATCATAACCGCAACATTCGGGATAAAATTCGGCGTAACCAGAATTATTTCCAACGTGAACATTACATATTTCGTCCTCGTCTTTCGTATGATTTAGTAAAAATTGGCGAAGAAATAACTCGTATTCTGTAACATTAAACTGTTTCATACAACCCTGTGGAATAACTTGTATTCTTAGTTCTACGTGATGTGTATTATGACTCAACATATTAAGAGACATAATCTTGTAGTTTGGTCGTAGTTGAAGGATTCCCTTTCCATGTGTTCCTGATATACGTATCCATTCACGTGCGTGGAATAAATCACTGTTCTGATCCAATGAATCAGGCATATTAAGTGATGAATTTGTCAACTTGATTGTAATGTACAGGACCTGGTCGGTTCGTACCATTTTCTTCGCCCCATTGTTTACGTCTTCTTCAAATGCAAGTTGACATGGCTCTTTGGATGTAGACACTAAAacgaaacaaaaaacaaaaaaatagttttttttaaatcaccaAAACCAGAAGCAGTTTTAAAACGTTACATCAGATTTCAGTGAGTACAGCTAAAGGTAATATCTTGccagctgaaccgtgaagtcattgttaggttaggtaaactactattaaaaatggtatttatcatcctaaattttatggtaatattgtacttagagcgaggaaatcactatgtgatccttgtaaactcatcgaacctttaaacaaacttaaaagtaagggttatcgtaccaatattgtaattagatctctgaatatagttcacattggcacttatattgattttgtcattagcaaattaaaacataactaaatttcattatcttttgaggcgagatgtataggggacacagccacgttaacttttatttctatagaagtcgctcttcactatactactacctgtcgatacatttatttttggcattgcacaagtcatgtcttctttgactattaatgacgttaaaatactaaatccctgtgatgtgttttagtcgattttagtctctgatgcatgattttttactattaattggttttggcttttaactagctgtcagtaactgcgagtactctcaaatcgtattttcttgttaattcgacctgttgatactgtttataatgctttttttgtcattttttatttatatggatcttgtctgtataccagcttggattatttgtaatatcttcaatttttcacttattcttacaacatttgtataaacttcaagattataaaaaaccgggtttttttctaaagtgaacattgattggttaaatatttctcagtgtgtttgaatttgtttgttagccttttggtcatgaatgtttgtctctaatatttaattaactgtgcatttgtattcagatatcgcagatcaaatttattcgttcattgtgtaatcatacgttttttgattgagttaagtctgcctttagaccactttcgagttcatccgtcaccggaaaaaactcgtcaattatacgcgcctttatcatcgtcatttgtgcgtttaggggcgtcgtcacttccttccaatgttgagcgagtggttggaaaactataattctatattgtacgaattattcggcaaattgaattctcaaaattgtcaatcaacactgctgtcattagggaaatgtcagtaagtacctacagagcaaccattatttctagtttatcctgcacaaagacgatcactaagacgcttgatgaacgtaaatagtgcagggatacaggcgagcccctctatctggtaaatgacgtcataaaggcgtgtataattgacgagtttttgccggtgacggatgaactcgaaagtggtctaatcgtatgtttttctatgttgtgatgttatgctattgtttcagaaaaagggagaaggtttgggcccattaaaacgtttaatcccgctgcaaatgtttgcacctgtcctaagtcaggaatctgatgtacagtagttgtcgtttgtttatgtaatatatacgtgtttctcgtttctcgttttgtttatatagattagaccgttggttttcccgtttgaatggttttacactagtaattttggggccctttatagcttgttgttcagtgtgagccaaggctccgtgttgaaggccgtactttaacctataatggtttaatttttaaattgttatttggatggagagttgtctcattggcactcaaaccacatctcctATATCTACCCTCCTTTAATAGTAGACTAGCCCAACAGATAACAAATCGATCTCTCTGTATAGGACTAAGCTATTttaaaaggagggtagtataccttacctaacaatgacttcacggttcagctaacaagcaagctaaccaaatatataaccattagctacatactcACTGAAATCTGCTGGAAATGTAAGTGAATAAGAATCACGTACATTTGCCAGGGCATGACCGTGATAGATATATTTAAGGTTACTCTTTCGATGATTTTGATAGACATTTATATGTGCTAGTCCTGGGTTTGAAAATCCTCTGCATCAGTACAAGTGTAACTGAGGGCATGTATTTTTACAGGGATAATCAAAGTAatgaacatcggatgaccgcaagTTCTTGTGGATGACCAAAAGCActtgtcacagaaaaaaataaaacctctATACTTCAAACTGAGATTAATGTACAGAGATTTTATTGAGACAAGTTCGTGCGTGGATAATGAATAattgataattattatattgTAGTAATACAAATCAAGTTTATCTTACCTcttatacatttctaggaatgtGATTGGTGAAAAGCGTCCTCGTGGAGACcgtatatatttcatattaggttagtagggaggcggggcttatatCATACTTAGTGGTCttacgtccctttataaaaacaaaacggtacTGACAAAAAATCGTAAAGGTTTTAACAAacgaagaaattgatgattcagattaaaattaatacattcATACAACACATTTACAtctaacaagttgttattgttggtGTCTGTTTTTGTAAGATCAATGGAAGTAGTTTTTaaagctgcatgtgcagattagaacttatcgagtcgatatttattgattaaactcagataatacttaaataatgtttaactagttctattttaccaaattatatcacaaaaaaataaagtgttttattgaatttcaatttcaatttggtgttgctatacttttttccatgtgtatataactAATAGTATATACtgatttgttgttatatattatatatattcatacaacatttacattaaattttaCTCCAgttgtatatcattttattctACTTTTGTAATAAGTGCAGTGCAAGCGCATGGTGGACACACTTCTGTAAAACAtcgatttttctaaaaaaaaaatggatatgagTAGGCTTTCATATTTTCCCGCAAAAACAATCTTCTGTGCAGTGTTACCGGTCCTTGCCGGGATTGTCTCAAAACGTTCTTTCAGATATTCTTCCGCATGCTTtgacacaatattttttttatttcatatcggttGAGAATAAGATTCTCTTATTGGATAAAAGGGGTCACACGACATTCATTAATCTTCAGTAATAAATTCCATCGGTCATTAACAGAACAAAACGGACCAGAAAACCGGTCGTTAATGAACTTTTACATGATATGGACCGGTGGGGCGTGGTTTACGACTGATATTGACCGTTGGGGCGTGGTTTTCATTTGATAATGACTGTTGGGGCGAGGTTTCTCTGCTAATGACTGGTGGGGCGTGGTTTCTCTGTTTAGAAAGATGtaccttttataaaacatgttcctgtttttaatattacatttaagttgttgaattgttaattatattttttcgttaattgtaaaattaaagagaacttaattaaaaatttatatactGAAAAGTTGCACTAAAATGAATGGCAGTATTACTACGACTGGTCTTCACTCTTTGCTATAGAAATCGTACAACTACTCGAGTTCGCTTTAGGCGTTGTGAATTATGagaattttccaaaacatggtttctcaatgaaataaacataatagttcttgaaaaactggtcattatcgtgatacatGGACTGCCCGTAGGAAAGTGGTATTGACTGCGAAAGCGATATTGACCTCGCCTTCGGCTCAGTCATTATCACTATcttagtcaataccactgtcctgtgggcagtccatgtatcacgataatgaccagtttttcaagaactattatataaatacgcccgtcaaaattttgacgggacgtattatgttatacaaatgtccggtgtccgtctgtccggcgtaaacatgtcgcgcCGCAACTTGAGAACGAcatatccaaatttcatgaaacttattATAGTTGTGTCTTATGaaggtcaaatgatctgtatactttttggtgaaaataagattaaaactttttgagttacggcactttgtaactaaaacaggagtgtgtttttttcaaatgtcccACTGTAtatcaaaaactatttttgattattacttaaaactttacacacttctttgttataataatctcaagatctgtatactttttggtgatgatttaaaatttcaattttcagtcatttagtattttgtaaaaaaaggaaaaaggggAGGGTATTTTTACATATCCCTCAGTctctcaaaatcaatttatgaccatttcttaaaactttacacacttcttttttacattaatcttgagatctgtatactttttggttatgattcaaaattttattttagtgatatttagtttttttgaagaaaaaaagaggGGGGTGGGTTGATATGTCCCTCCGTATCTCAAAatcaatatatggttattgcttaaaactttcttagaaattatttatgattattgcaatAAACTTTCACacaagacgacgggcgtatcatgcgctcatggcgcagctgtttatttttttgttatcacatTCAATATCAgtagacaataaaaaaatcctCAACTCTCAAAGTAAAAAT
Proteins encoded:
- the LOC134708243 gene encoding uncharacterized protein LOC134708243 gives rise to the protein MIAMFGKCLLLVSCFISIQTSIAVNYSVSTSKEPCQLAFEEDVNNGAKKMVRTDQVLYITIKLTNSSLNMPDSLDQNSDLFHAREWIRISGTHGKGILQLRPNYKIMSLNMLSHNTHHVELRIQVIPQGCMKQFNVTEYELFLRQFLLNHTKDEDEICNVHVGNNSGYAEFYPECCGYDERKEMKCHQVETNPWMAAIDYFTYLVIVLVYLYCPFIIPSSLYDPEFADKSYEHIPDKQLTFTVKKTTSKQWKQNGGNNKSPQSEYIDKSDHTNKPVSFELIRKMKKFKTTIRSLDYHKVYNIKVSKIQLRVGSDELVSTNDVPTGFFKVCYDAIIQCGLRSYREEVKSCCYANIFGSFQPVYPWYKCWRSFMGILLSLAVCTPWIIRVALFYGYENSIRETRQIAAESRNLKIELENNLAYYVTPFHVFFIVCYVLVLGAFFVLGVLSKVLSRDITALVQDMMKPCLVDMTQTYVFTPELFKWSWVVLLKPLTKCGIFGLLIGIFYWVPVVPVVALVFAYYLFPTVYLSVSFVSVFFKIFTHFDFKCKELQDRFWKSITRINDPFSFYMLKPKPHKNEDGETNDNAYHKKDDNYSFMNKTLLRYCNIQLLKITLTITFIIMVMSFFIISIECIIFLIEVSVYTMIGVIVNSSHAMQYISTFSLAYLYYNTCFGGIGKIFLKYNKAVHAILYKENKKQIDRVALEDYKNQKNTAFKTALKSVVQDWRDQVQDWRDQKDEEIEIEMRTDFGIPKLKTNQIILLLDKLDKQYITKKFFFEICKTPDGPGPLVDHIKNAMRRFLTIGIFLVFVTIVVLAFGESYSISFSNQLLASFAGGVVPLILIKAKVLFSEPEVIDEKDLVKKYFYAEDEDYSSKSADADLEGACVTRLDRFRIFFHKIIKNDEKWWNIQDLEVVEHEEIINTAEIDLIVLKNGKKGKKKKSEENLLNGNEKKIPENNEKNNIASWSHVNDICVNMKGL